GAACATACTACCTTGTGTTTATATTGCAGTTGGTGTCCACGGTTATAATCCTCATTTGGTTCCTGACATGCGGCCTTTCTTCGTAGCAATGGGTCCAACTTTCAAAAAGGACTATGTGTCTGAACACTTCAACTCCGTGGACATATACCCTCTTATGTGCAGCATATTAGGTATTGAACCTGCTCCAAATAATGGCTCATTCGGGAATGTGAAAGGCATATTACGAGAGAAATCAATTACAGATAAATTATCAGTTACCGGGATCACATGTAAGTACACTTTactaaacaataataataataataataatagtaattcaTATATGCATTAAAAGGACAATTTACTTTTCGATTAAAGTCGTATGATTCCACAGTAACAAGGATGGAATGTTAGCTCCTTTTACAGttttctgaaatttcaaaaattaagtaTTTATAGGAGGCGTACGTGACCAAGAGGTAAAAGACGGTTTTGAAGCCCCCGAGTGGATGAAGAATGATATGAaagagccatccagctggcttatggaaaacTATCTAGGCGCTGGTCCTCCTCTAGCATAATTGTGTGTAAAGTCATTGTAATTTAAGTATATAACGCTTAAAATGCTTTCAGACAATTTCTTTTGAGAAAGTATTGTATGAAAATGTTGGGTTAAACAATTGGGTATGTATTAATAGCGGCCTAAAAAGTATCATCCACGGAATAATAGTCGTTTTTAACTCGACTACTagtattcgaagaataggtagagctattggactcaccctcGTCAGCGTCCTGATTCgattaagttttgtatgtaagctggtgggaatggattgaaactttacattctaattcactgtgatgaactgatttatactgcacaggttcaataactccattttgctttttttaccaaattatgtccctttttcatgtgtaagctggtatctcaatacccactaatgggaataaattttgaaatttcacacacttgttcactgtgatgatctaacatgtagtacacaggttccataacactactttgcatttttacaatattatgcctCTTTcacgacttttatattcattcacttgacaaggctgttgaataatcaagcgttgctgtcctccgacagctcttgtttcatgatttgtttcgtttttttcaGTTCTTGTTATTGTGGGACTTAGTGTAACATTGGCAGGAATATATGCTATATGTGTCTGTCATAATGCAAGAAATAATCGAAGATTTATGTTGCATGGCAACAACAGACGATCTGGAGTTGTTACATCCCTTAGATCTCCGACACACCATTTGCTCAATAGTGACGACGAAGATGATGAATTTTAAGCATATTCAGCAAAAGCTGTAACACTTTCATCATATGTAAGCAACAAGATCCTTATGTGGGAAAAGTGTTGAAAATACTCAtattaaaggaaataaataacAGCATGCATGGTAACTGTAGTTCTTGTTCTTGTTGGATTACATGTGCACCAAAAGCCAATTTGACAATGTATTAAATAagcatatttttcatataatgcTGAGGTGTAATAAGCAAATTGATTGCGAATTGTTGtgattatttgttatttaaaatgtttcttcgCAAAGTGTCTTACGGCCAATATTGCAGTAGAATCGACCATAGAGGCTTATTTTAATTATTGTAATACAGTTGATATTATTGATATTGCAGCATACTTTGTGATGATATTATAATGGCGGATGACGTAGTCAGATACCTTGCACTCAGTTAAGCACGTTTTGGAAGGAGCTATTTCAATTTATAGTTATTTACTTGTTAGTAAATTGAATTATGTAAATGCTAGTACTAATTCCAACTTGTGATAGCCTGTGTTTAATAACGCTTACAGGACACAATTGTTTTTCTTGGTGAATGTAATGGTCTTTATTAACTCCGATATTACTGCAactatttttactataatttcgaataaaaatgtacatgtgctGGCGACCACCTTTGATCACAAGTTTCATTCCCGTTTGAAATATTTGCAGCTTCGTTCTGTAGGCGTAATTCTTAAATACACGTTTGACATTGTATTTAATTATTCTACAGTTCTTTGTActtatatatactttatttaaatttgtacatttttgtgattatagtaaaaaataaAGAGAAGCATATTGGGGAATGACATAACAGTATGATCAACAATGATCAAGTTAGaactaaaatacattttacacATCCCGTCCGTTATTTGATCAAATGGAAATACATAATTTCTCCAGTCTATGAACAGCAAATTCAAGTTTATATTCTTGTAGCCACATTAAACATCTTACCTACCTGCTATTTACCGGCGAAAGTTTGTGTGAACTGTCATTCAGGGCAGTGATCTTTCAACACTGGCGCCGCCAGTACTGTTTGATTTTGTGTTCCCTTCTCGACTGAATAGTTTGAATTGAATTCAGGCGCTGTTCCGACCTACCAATCGAGCATCCCAGTTATTAATAAATGGTTATGATATTGATATGAGGATTGCATAGTTATTCCCCTTTTAGAACCATTAGCCATTTTTGTGTCAGTTCAAGCCGATTCTTAGTATTTACAAAGGTAAGACATTAATTAGATACTTATTTCTATGATCTAGTGCCATTGTCAAATTAACTCAGTAGTAAATTAGTGATGGCAGTTTAAATCGatttaaatttacatgtatacgTAACAGGCGTCTCCATATGCTTACATTTCAGACAGGTGGTATTGATTAAGTGACAAcaatattgaattattttataaatattttaatggcCAGAGCTTACTAAATGATTAATCTCTGTAAGTAAACacttacaaacaaaaaaatctactAGCTCAAAATAGCTAGTACCATGAGCTGAAGTGTAAGAAAAAACACTGGGAAGTTTAAACCGGTTAATTGCGTGCAAACCACACAATGTTCTATAGTTAATAAATGTTATTGTCGCCCCGTGTGGTTCAGGGACGatatgtgtatgaaaagaattggaaccactgccttacccttgcatgatcgtaaaaggcgactaatagggtcttaacacttggttttgcagtaactctgtgattccagcaggtatgcaaattttgattccatacctcatgtttttatttcgatgtaaatgagatgtggaaccaaaatttgttagtcctgtttggcgccatataacctatactgtgtacGGTGCTCCGTAAAAcccagataaataaataaataaatgttattgtcGCAAGGTAAATTCCCTATTGTACTATGGTAACGAAAAGCATgatatttaaaacacatttttttcaaaaaatgcgctggtaaaaatatatacattttaaaagaaaatttaaaaacattacataCGCATGTCCTAATTCATTTGCAGAAAGAAAAACACGGGTAATAGTATACTATTAAAGGCCAGGCGAGAGaggcaaaacaaacaacaacaacaacaaacattgaAGCACCTGAGTCCGAGTCGGATTAAAGAACATTTTGTCATGGAGCGCCTGTAACGTCAGACACAGTCAAAGAGGAAGGCATAACGTTCAACTGTTGAAGTACCAAAGTGTGTTTGAAAATACTCGTGGTATGGTCTTACTCAGAActctcttttaataaaacatttcataaacGTTCCaaataatgtaaatgaaaatgtcGCTGGCCCAAAATCGTAATGACGTTTGTAAATACATTGTAGTTTGATTTAGATAAACCATATCATCCCTATTGCATCTggcaatatatattataaatagtagtaatctgtgaaataaaatttgaaaattaagttCACTCGAGCGGAGGTAACCAAACACATCCACCCCTGTGTTTCGATTTATTGTATGTTTTGCCCTTGTGGTCTACTTGTTATACCTTTGCTAATGTATGCTTGTTTTGCTCTGGAGTGGATGCGTTCTTGAGATGTGGCAACTACTCCATCGTTGTCTTAAAACGTAATTTCgacaaaacaatttcaaaaatttgttaatGTCTTTGGTTGATACACGCACCACAAATTCAGTTGAAATAGTACGACATGTACTAATCAGTCCACTTCCTAGCCAGGTTAGATTGATGCATCCGAACAgttaaaaattttaaccaggtgagcttgtgttgtttttgttgtttttgcgaATCTGTCTGGTACTGTAAATTTCAAGCCCTGCAAGACTAGAAAAAAGAACAATTACTCTTTCATAATTCCATAAGTTGTTAGACAAGTGCAACATTCATAGAACGTTTATATTTCGGATGCATTCTCAAAAAGATTAATTGATTCTGTTATATTTCAGAAAACTGCATTGAAACGCCACATGGAGCATGTTACCGTGGCATTTCGTATATATTGTGTCATACTTACATTTGAATATGCATCAAGCATTGCTCCCTTGCCAAAGGTGATATTGATATCAATGGATGGATTTAGATACGATTATCTTGACTTGATACCTCCAAATGAAGCTGAACATTTCCGATATATGATCAAAAATGGTGTGAAAGCAAAATCAATCATGAATGTTTTTCCAACTGTTACCTATCCGAACCATTACACTTTGATTACAGGATTATATCCGGAGAGTCATGGAATTGTTCATAACCGATTTCTCGATACTTATTGGAACGAATATTTCGTGTATAATGATAGAAGAGACAATGTTGATCCATTCTGGTATGATGTAGGTGCTGAACCAATTTATGTGACAAATAAGAAGGCAGGCGGTTCTTCGGGCTCTGTTGTGTGGCCGGCTGGCATTGGAGAAGTGAAAGGAATAAAACCAGATAGGTTAATCCCTGATGCAAACTCGTTTACAGAAATAAATAGCACAGAACGTGTGGATACATTAATTAAATGGTTCACAGACAAGAACAATCCAATTAACTTGGGTCTTCTATACTTCCTAGAACCAGATGAAACAGCCCATGCCTCCGGTGCTGGCTCTAAGAATGTTACGGACATAATAAAGGGTGATTTAAATGACGCTTTAGGGTATTTGTTTAAGAGATTAAAAGAAGTTAATTTGTTTGAtgagatgaatatcattttgacAGCGGACCATGGATTTGCCAATTATTCAAAGGAAAAGACAGTGTTGCTAGATAGATACTTGAATGCTTCCTGGTATAAAACTGGGGCTGAAGATTTTGGAAGAAACGGCAACCATATAAGCGAAAATATCTTCCCAGAAAAAGGTATGTAAAAGACCGTAAATTGTATCACTGTCTGGAGTAAGATAAAGCAGCCCGTAATTGGAAAGCAATTATTTACAAGCATATGCTACATTAGTCCCTATCTGTGACTCTAGTTACCCCCACCCCCTGACGGTCCGTAATAGTAAAAAGTGATAAATACGTTACAAGTTGGACTAATGCTACATAAACTGCTGTGTGGATTGTAGGGAGACTGCATTCTTAACACATGGAAATTTTTGtgacccccatgagtggtgggggcatatagattcgctcttgtccgtgcgtgcgtccttccgttcgtgcgtctgtgcgtccgtccgaagatcgtgacgcgcctagctcaaaaagtatttgatataaattaatgaaaccttgcatgagtctttatcatgatatgaacttgcacacctcctatttttcgtctggctccaccccctacttttagagttatggcccctaaaatagtcaaaaatgcaccttttcaccttgtgacacgcctagctgaaaaagtatttgatatagattcatgaaaccttgcatgagtcttaatcatgatatgaacttgcgcaccttctatttttcatcgaGTCCGCcctctatttccagagttatggcccctgaaatagtcaaaaatgcacattttcacctggtgacgcgcctagctcaaaaagtgtttaatataaattgattaaaccttgcatgagtctttatcacgatatgaacttgcgcacctcatatttttcatctgggtccgccccctatatccagagttatggaccctgaaatagtcaaaaatgcacattttcactttttgACGCACCTAACTCAAAAGTAtctgatataaattgattaaaccttgcgtGAGTTttcatcatgatatgaacttgtgcacctcctattttttatctgcctccgtcccctattttcagagttatggcccctgaaatagtcaaaaatgcacattttcaccttgagaCGCACCTAGCTAAAacagtatatgatataaatggatgaaaacttacatgagtctttatcatgatataaacttacaCACCTCTTATTTATTTGCTGGCTCCTTCCCCTatgtttaaagttatggcccctgaaatagtaaaaaaatgcacattttcacctaattatgtgcctaactcataaagtatttaatgtaaattcatgaaaccttgcttgagtctttatcataatgtgaccttgcacacttggcattcttcttgagaatcttagcgcttattacagagttatggcccttgaaatagccaaaaaagcggattttttgtttgtgatgctcatagctcaagaagtatatggtatagaataatgaatctttttcataattttttttaaaccataccccattaagactgcaaacatttgaattatttccccttatttgtgacaaatgtaccagtgggggcacaccctgtgtcctacagacacattctagttcatcctaaatttctataatgtactGATCCATCTTccaggcagtaccatttattattcgaaggggtgttcactgaaaatttactgacatattggcgaacagtgctgaccatgatcagcctgcacaggctgatcttggtctaaaCTGGGCGCAAAGGCAAAATTAAGCCAAAGGTTAAGTATACATGCTGTGCACTTGTaattacagaagtgttttttttttttaaaaaatgtggcttagattatttattaatgttttgtAACCTTTCATAGGAACTGTCACCTGCTTTGATATTCTGTTAACTTTACGTGTAGTTATCAAAATTATATAGCTGAGGGAACATTACACATTGCCAAAACTATATCATGCATATGATCTTTATTTCAAGGacaagaagaaaatatattaaatacgcttagcaatattaaatacttaaaaGTCTACAGGAAAGGTAACGATGATCTGATCAGTCTACATTACAATTCTAGTGACAGAATTGCTCCAGTTGTTATTACTGGGTCTGAAGAGGGCGTAACTATATTTCCTACTGAGGCCGATAGGGACTGGTATACAAATGGACTTTGTAAGTTAATCTTTATTACACTGATATATTGGTATTCACTCTGACTTCGTAAGTGTATGTTTACTACTCTCTGATAGAGATTGATATACACTTGGTATGGTAAGTGTACTACTCTCTGATAGAGATTGATATACACTTGGTATGGTAAGTGTACTACTCTCTGATAGTGATTGATATACACTTGGTATGGTAAGTGTATGTTTACTACTCTCTGATAGAGATTGATATACTCTTGGTATGGTAAGTGTACTACTCTCTGATAGAGATTGATATACACTTGGTATGGTAAGTGTACTACTCTCTGATAGAGATTGATATACACTTGGTATGGTAAGTGTATGTTTACTACTCTCTGATAGAGACTGATATACACTTGGTATGGTAAGTGTATGTTTACTACTCTCTGATAGAGATTGATATACACTTATAATGGTAAGTGTACTACTCTCTGATAGAGATTGATATACACTTGGTATGGTAAGTGTATGTTTACTACTCTCTGATAGAGACTGATATACACTTGGTATGGTAAGTGTATGTTTACTACTCTCTGACAGAGACTGATATACACTTGGTATGGTATGTTTACTACTCTCTGATAGAGACTGATATACACTTGGTATGGTAAGTGTACTACTCTCTGATAGAGATTGATATACACTTGGTATGGTAAGTGTATGTTTACTACTCTCTGACAGAGACTGATATACACTTGGTATGGTAACTGTATGTTTACTACTCTCTGAAAGAGATTGATATACACTTGGTATGGTAAGTGTACTACTCTGATAGAGAATGATATACACTTGGTATGGTAAGTGTATGTTTACTACTCTCTGATAGAGACTGATATACACTTGGTATGGTAAGTGTATGTGTACTACTCTCTGATAGAGATTGATATACTCTTGGTATGGTAAGTGTATGTTTACTACTCTCTGATAGAGACTGATATACACTTGGTATGGTAAGTGTATGTGTACTACTCTCTGATAGAGACTGATATACTCTTGGTATGGTAGTGTATGTTTACTACTCTCTGATAGAGATTGATATACTCTTGGTATGGTAAGTGTATGTTTACTACTCTCTGATAGAGATTGATATACACTTGGTATGGTAAGTGTACTACTCTCTGATAGAGACTGATATACACTTGGTATGGTAAGTGTACTACTCTCTGATAGAGACTGATATACACTTGGTATGGTAAGTGTATGTTTACTACTCTCTGATAGAGATTTATATACACTTGGTATGGTAA
This is a stretch of genomic DNA from Mercenaria mercenaria strain notata chromosome 4, MADL_Memer_1, whole genome shotgun sequence. It encodes these proteins:
- the LOC123553119 gene encoding ectonucleotide pyrophosphatase/phosphodiesterase family member 5-like translates to MEHVTVAFRIYCVILTFEYASSIAPLPKVILISMDGFRYDYLDLIPPNEAEHFRYMIKNGVKAKSIMNVFPTVTYPNHYTLITGLYPESHGIVHNRFLDTYWNEYFVYNDRRDNVDPFWYDVGAEPIYVTNKKAGGSSGSVVWPAGIGEVKGIKPDRLIPDANSFTEINSTERVDTLIKWFTDKNNPINLGLLYFLEPDETAHASGAGSKNVTDIIKGDLNDALGYLFKRLKEVNLFDEMNIILTADHGFANYSKEKTVLLDRYLNASWYKTGAEDFGRNGNHISENIFPEKGQEENILNTLSNIKYLKVYRKGNDDLISLHYNSSDRIAPVVITGSEEGVTIFPTEADRDWYTNGLFGVHGYNPRLVANMRPFFIAMGPAFKKGYLSDQFNSVDIYPLMCHVLGIEPAPNNGSFDNVKDILREKSTTDRLSITRIAFLIFVGLGITLAGIYVICVCCDIKNKSRFLLHGNNRAFGVVTSLRSSTRHLLNSDDEDDEF